One segment of Brassica napus cultivar Da-Ae chromosome C3, Da-Ae, whole genome shotgun sequence DNA contains the following:
- the LOC106385718 gene encoding nucleobase-ascorbate transporter 4, whose translation MAKIDDFAPFPVKDQLPGVEYCVSSSPNWPEGIVQGFQHYIVMLGTTVIIPSILVPLMGGGDVQKAEVINTVLFVSGINTLLQSLFGSRLPVVIGASYAYVIPALYITFSYRFTYYLHPHVRFEETMRAIQGALIIAAIFHMVMGFFGLWRILVRFLTPLSAAPLVILTGIGLVVLAFPQLARCVEIGLPALIILIILSQYLPHLFKCKRSICEQFAVLFTVAIVWAYAEILTAAGAYNKRPDSTQLSCRTDRSGLISASPWVKIPYPLQWGRPSFHASDAFAMIAASYVAIVETTGSLIAASRFGSATHIPPSVLSRGIGWQGVGVLLNGLFGTATGSTALVENTGLLGLTKVGSRRVVQISAGFMIFFSIFGKFGAVLASIPLPIFAALYCVLFAYVASAGLGLLQFCNLNSFRTKFILGFSIFIGLSVAQYFTEYLFISGRGPVHTRTSAFNVIMQVIFSSAATVGIMAAFLLDCTHSYGHPSVRRDSGRHWWEKFRVYYTDTRTGEFYALPYNLNRFFPSF comes from the exons ATGGCTAAAATCGATGATTTTGCGCCATTTCCAGTTAAAGATCAGCTTCCAGGAGTTGAATATTGTGTATCCAGCTCTCCAAATTGGC CTGAAGGAATAGTTCAAGGGTTTCAACATTACATTGTAATGCTAGGAACTACTGTAATAATACCTTCCATACTCGTTCCTCTCATGGGTGGTGGCGAT GTGCAGAAAGCGGAAGTGATAAACACAGTCCTGTTCGTGTCGGGAATAAACACGTTACTACAGAGTTTATTCGGGAGTAGACTTCCTGTCGTAATCGGAGCTTCTTATGCTTACGTCATCCCTGCTCTATACATCACTTTCTCTTACCGATTCACTTACTATCTTCATCCTCACGTG AGATTTGAGGAGACAATGAGAGCAATTCAAGGAGCTCTCATCATTGCTGCTATATTTCACATGGTCATGGGTTTCTTTGGCTTGTGGAGAATCTTGGTTAG gTTTCTTACCCCTCTCTCAGCTGCTCCTCTCGTGATTCTCACCGGAATTGGCCTCGTCGTGCTTGCGTTTCCTCAG CTTGCGAGATGTGTAGAGATTGGACTCCCAGCGTTGATCATACTCATAATCTTATCTCAG TATCTTCCCCACTTGTTCAAGTGTAAGAGATCGATATGCGAGCAGTTCGCTGTTCTGTTCACGGTAGCGATCGTATGGGCTTACGCAGAGATTCTGACAGCAGCTGGAGCTTACAATAAAAGACCTGACAGTACACAGCTCAGCTGTCGAACAGACCGGTCCGGTCTCATTAGTGCTTCCCCAtg GGTGAAAATTCCATATCCGTTGCAGTGGGGACGCCCAAGCTTTCATGCAAGCGATGCATTCGCAATGATAGCTGCTTCCTACGTGGCTATTGTCGAG ACGACAGGTTCACTCATTGCTGCTTCAAGATTTGGTAGTGCGACCCATATACCTCCCTCGGTGCTTAGCCGTGGCATCGGATGGCAAGGCGTAGGCGTTTTGCTGAATGGATTGTTTGGAACTGCAACCGGTTCAACAGCTTTGGT TGAAAATACAGGGCTGCTTGGACTAACAAAGGTTGGGAGCAGAAGAGTGGTTCAGATATCTGCTGGTTTCATgatcttcttctccatttttG GCAAGTTTGGGGCTGTTCTTGCGTCGATACCATTACCGATATTTGCAGCATTGTACTGTGTTCTATTCGCCTATGTTG CTTCTGCAGGACTTGGCCTGCTTCAGTTCTGCAACTTAAACAGCTTCAGGACTAAATTCATCCTCGGCTTCTCCATCTTCATCGGTCTATCTGTCGCACAATACTTCACAGAGTATCTATTTATCTCTGGTCGTGGACCCGTTCACACTCGCACTTCTGCT TTCAATGTGATAATGCAAGTGATATTCTCTTCGGCTGCAACCGTTGGGATAATGGCAGCCTTCTTGTTGGACTGTACTCATAGCTACGGACACCCCTCGGTGAGGAGAGACAGTGGAAGACATTGGTGGGAGAAGTTCAGAGTCTACTACACTGACACTCGAACTGGAGAGTTCTACGCATTGCCTTATAACCTCAATCGATTCTTCCCTTCTTTCTAA
- the LOC106385720 gene encoding ATP-dependent Clp protease proteolytic subunit-related protein 1, chloroplastic-like, with protein MATSMMVSPLAPQLNHESVCSKFVLPKSPFMSGSKLFSSNMPCSSVPRRTRRPNCFASAKDMSFDHIPKQFRGDNLKDGVTQNFKNVPQYFYGLNPAQMDMFMTEDSPVRRQAEKVTEESISSRRNYLDNGGTWSMSGMNAADPRRYSMSVQMYRGGGGGGGSARPRTAPPDLPSLLLDARICYLGMPIVPAVTELLVAQFMWLDYDNPAKPIYLYINSPGTQNEKMETVGSETEAYAIADTISYCKSDVYTINCGMAFGQAAMLLSLGKKGYRAVQPHSSTKLYLPKVNRSSGAAIDMWIKAKELDANTEYYIELLAKGTGKTKEQINEDIKRPKYLQAQAAIDYGIADKIADSQDSSFEKRDYDGSLAQRAMGRPGGGSPTSPAGLR; from the exons ATGGCGACTTCGATGATGGTCTCTCCTCTTGCTCCACAGCTCAACCATGAATCTGTCTGTTCCAAGTTCGTGCTTCCCAAATCACCCTTCATGTCGGGATCTAAGCTCTTCTCCTCGAACATGCCTTGCTCTAGCGTTCCTCGACGCACAAGAAGACCGAACTGCTTCGCTTCTGCTAAAGATATGAGCTTTGACCACATCCCCAAACAATTTCGTGGAGACAATCTCAAAGATGGAG tgacgCAGAACTTCAAGAATGTACCACAGTATTTCTACGGTCTTAATCCAGCTCAAATGGATATGTTCATGACAGAGGACAGCCCTGTCCGCAGGCAAGCGGAGAAAGTTACAGAG GAAAGCATCTCGTCCAGAAGAAATTATTTGGACAACGGAGGAACGTGGAGTATGTCTGGTATGAATGCAGCAGATCCTAGGAGATACAGCATGAGTGTCCAAATGTACAGAGGTGGAGGCGGCGGCGGAGGATCTGCAAGACCAAGAACTGCTCCTCCGGATTTGCCTTCTTTGCTTTTGGATGCTCGCATATGCTACCTTGGCATGCCA ATCGTACCTGCAGTTACTGAGTTACTCGTTGCTCAGTTTATGTGGTTAGACTATGACAACCCAGCAAAGCCCATCTACCTATACATAAACTCACCCGGGACTCAG AATGAGAAGATGGAGACTGTTGGGTCAGAAACAGAGGCTTATGCCATAGCTGACACCATTTCT TATTGCAAATCAGATGTATACACTATCAACTGTGGCATGGCTTTTGGTCAAGCAGCAATGCTTCTTTCTCTCGGTAAAAAGGGTTATCGTGCAGTTCAGCCACATTCATCAA CAAAATTGTATCTGCCAAAAGTAAACAGATCAAGTGGAGCTGCCATTGACATGTGGATTAAG GCCAAGGAGCTCGATGCAAATACTGAGTATTACATTGAGCTGTTAGCTAAGGGAACAGGTAAAACCAAAGAGCAGATCAACGAGGACATCAAGCGACCTAAATATCTCCAAGCACAAGCAGCCATTGACTATGGTATCGCAGACAAGATAGCTGACTCGCAGGATAGTTCCTTCGAGAAGCGA GATTACGATGGATCTCTGGCCCAGAGAGCCATGGGAAGACCTGGAGGAGGCAGTCCAACATCTCCAGCCGGACTAAGATGA